The following proteins are encoded in a genomic region of Hirundo rustica isolate bHirRus1 chromosome 3, bHirRus1.pri.v3, whole genome shotgun sequence:
- the SF3B5 gene encoding splicing factor 3B subunit 5, with amino-acid sequence MTDRYTIHSQLEHLQSKYIGTGHADTTKWEWLVNQHRDSYCSYMGHFDLLNYFAIAENESKARVRFNLMEKMLQPCGPPADKPDES; translated from the coding sequence ATGACGGACCGCTACACCATCCACAGCCAGCTGGAGCACCTGCAGTCCAAGTACATCGGCACGGGGCACGCCGACACCACCAAGTGGGAGTGGCTGGTGAACCAGCACCGCGACTCGTACTGCTCCTACATGGGCCACTTCGACCTGCTCAACTACTTCGCCATCGCCGAGAACGAGAGCAAGGCGCGCGTCCGCTTCAACCTGATGGAGAAGATGCTGCAGCCCTGCGGGCCGCCCGCCGACAAGCCCGACGAGTCGTGA